In a genomic window of Amblyomma americanum isolate KBUSLIRL-KWMA chromosome 4, ASM5285725v1, whole genome shotgun sequence:
- the LOC144128608 gene encoding uncharacterized protein LOC144128608 isoform X2, with amino-acid sequence MLRTEVHPCRFVVCSVVMCLSSSDHEFSAGQRSSDLLRRSSTGAVARAAQRPQKPHQDAIVVGRGRGSLAARCAGRRNSHKLNHSGVTAEEAVSAVAPYVDVDSVSLLSVESNQDAAPAASLSTESPEGASDVSDQELAATDELPARMPTPQPRQRKRRKVDDGLQQQLEEVSRLLSDYKPPDADEYFALSLVGHMRKVKPSKKLDMQLEILNLMQKYKEH; translated from the exons ATGCTTCGGACAGAGGTTCATCCATGCCGCTTTGTTGTGTGTAGTGTGGTTATGTGCCTGTCGTCCAGTGACCATGAGTTTAGCGCTGGACAACGAAGCTCTGATTTACTGCGTCGAAGCTCGACCGGCGCTGTGGCACGCGCTGCACAAAGACCACAAAAACCGCACCAAGACGCGATTGTTGTGGGCCGAGGTCGCGGCTCGCTTGCTGCCAGGTGTGCCGGGCGCAG GAATTCTCATAAGCTGAATCATTCGGGAGTAACTGCTGAAGAAGCTGTCTCAGCAGTCGCACCATACGTCGATGTCGACAGCGTGTCGTTGCTTTCTGTAGAAAGCAACCAGGACGCCGCACCCGCTGCCTCTCTGTCCACGGAGTCGCCAGAGGGAGCATCTGACGTTTCAGACCAGGAACTTGCTGCCACAGACGAATTGCCTGCACGGATGCCAACACCTCAGCCTCGGCAGCGCAAGAGAAGGAAAGTGGATGATGGTCTCCAGCAGCAGCTTGAGGAAGTGTCAAGACTGCTGTCAGACTACAAGCCGCCAGATGCGGATGAGTACTTTGCTCTATCCTTGGTTGGCCACATGAGGAAAGTGAAGCCAAGTAAAAAGCTGGACATGCAGCTTGAAATACTCAACCTTATGCAGAAGTATAAAGAGCATTAG
- the LOC144128608 gene encoding uncharacterized protein LOC144128608 isoform X1: protein MSLALDNEALIYCVEARPALWHALHKDHKNRTKTRLLWAEVAARLLPGVPGADTVVQKRWKSLRDKFRRLLTAQVLAQKNDLKTEEGTDVTAADDVSWKYFEQLAFLKDSLTRLPNSHKLNHSGVTAEEAVSAVAPYVDVDSVSLLSVESNQDAAPAASLSTESPEGASDVSDQELAATDELPARMPTPQPRQRKRRKVDDGLQQQLEEVSRLLSDYKPPDADEYFALSLVGHMRKVKPSKKLDMQLEILNLMQKYKEH from the exons ATGAGTTTAGCGCTGGACAACGAAGCTCTGATTTACTGCGTCGAAGCTCGACCGGCGCTGTGGCACGCGCTGCACAAAGACCACAAAAACCGCACCAAGACGCGATTGTTGTGGGCCGAGGTCGCGGCTCGCTTGCTGCCAGGTGTGCCGGGCGCAG ACACAGTCGTTCAAAAGCGATGGAAATCGCTGCGTGACAAGTTCAGGCGCCTGCTGACGGCGCAAGTGTTGGCGCAGAAGAACGACCTTAAAACTGAGGAAGGTACAGATGTCACCGCTGCTGACGATGTGTCATGGAAGTACTTCGAGCAGCTTGCCTTCTTGAAGGACTCCTTGACGAGATTACC GAATTCTCATAAGCTGAATCATTCGGGAGTAACTGCTGAAGAAGCTGTCTCAGCAGTCGCACCATACGTCGATGTCGACAGCGTGTCGTTGCTTTCTGTAGAAAGCAACCAGGACGCCGCACCCGCTGCCTCTCTGTCCACGGAGTCGCCAGAGGGAGCATCTGACGTTTCAGACCAGGAACTTGCTGCCACAGACGAATTGCCTGCACGGATGCCAACACCTCAGCCTCGGCAGCGCAAGAGAAGGAAAGTGGATGATGGTCTCCAGCAGCAGCTTGAGGAAGTGTCAAGACTGCTGTCAGACTACAAGCCGCCAGATGCGGATGAGTACTTTGCTCTATCCTTGGTTGGCCACATGAGGAAAGTGAAGCCAAGTAAAAAGCTGGACATGCAGCTTGAAATACTCAACCTTATGCAGAAGTATAAAGAGCATTAG